One genomic region from Pyrobaculum islandicum DSM 4184 encodes:
- a CDS encoding ATP-binding protein — translation MARSITARRSGPAGGYCPLTIRGSWPEDLLEGWQTLMAGVRVMWNMSRAGFGELLSQIPHSKPDLDTAWRLTGGNPDVAGELAAEAGT, via the coding sequence GTGGCGCGATCTATTACAGCCCGGCGGAGTGGGCCGGCGGGCGGCTACTGTCCACTGACGATCCGCGGGAGCTGGCCAGAGGACTTGTTGGAGGGTTGGCAGACACTGATGGCCGGGGTGAGGGTTATGTGGAATATGTCTAGGGCTGGATTTGGGGAGCTCCTCAGTCAGATACCTCACTCCAAGCCCGATTTAGACACGGCGTGGAGGCTCACGGGAGGCAACCCCGACGTAGCCGGCGAGCTCGCGGCAGAGGCTGGGACGTAG
- a CDS encoding PaREP1 family protein, whose protein sequence is MGVLPKPWLDLAGYKRVRLEEARAEAELARKFLEQGLLRNAAGKAFQAWKALVAALATERREELAKLYPGKVRLRGRRARVDRVDWIIAVMPTTYLKEVAMAIGGRVDALTDKALWIHQYQYNGPDPEGVLSPYRSDETARRNIETLLRGIEEILSSLGL, encoded by the coding sequence GTGGGGGTTTTGCCTAAACCTTGGCTTGACTTGGCAGGGTACAAGAGGGTGAGACTTGAGGAGGCTAGGGCTGAGGCTGAGCTGGCTAGAAAGTTCCTTGAGCAAGGTCTATTGCGGAACGCCGCCGGTAAGGCGTTTCAAGCGTGGAAGGCTTTAGTGGCGGCGCTTGCCACAGAGAGGAGGGAAGAGCTGGCCAAGCTGTACCCTGGCAAGGTCAGGCTGAGAGGCAGGAGGGCGAGGGTCGACAGGGTAGATTGGATTATTGCAGTTATGCCGACGACATACCTCAAGGAGGTGGCCATGGCGATAGGGGGGAGGGTAGACGCCTTGACAGACAAGGCGCTCTGGATACATCAGTATCAGTACAACGGGCCCGACCCCGAGGGGGTGTTGAGCCCGTATAGAAGCGACGAGACGGCGAGGAGAAACATCGAAACGCTGTTGCGTGGCATCGAGGAGATCCTCTCGTCGCTGGGCCTCTAG